The DNA segment TATATCCTGAACCACCAATAGCCGTTGCATAACTAGGACAATTACCACGATATTTCTTTTGCGCTAACAGTACTGACAACATGGCGGTTTTACCATCACTTCTGCGCGCCTTTTTCGCTGAATCGGAAAAAGATGGATAAGCAATACCAGCAATAATACCGATTATGGCTACTACAACCATTAACTCTATTAAGCTAAAGCCTCTATTTATTTTCATTGTTATTTTCCTACTAAGGGCAGCTGCCATTTGTCAAAACAGTAATATCAACTTGAACACTATTTGGTTCAACATCTGTAAATTTGATAATGCTGGTTTTAAGGTTGTCAATAATTTCTACACCACCTACCGGCGTTGGGTTAGGGGCAGATATACAAATATCCTTGGAGCTGGTAAAACTCAAGAAACCAGTCCACTTAGCAGGGTCAGTTAATAGGTTACTACTGGTACAGCTGTAGCTTAAACCATCGTCTGCAGGCAAACAATTACCATCGGAAGATTCAATTTGGGTTATGCCCTTACCACCGTTCGCTTCTGTGATCCTGCCGTAAACATTAAATACTTCACCCAATTGACAAGAAAAATTTTGATTGTCCATATTGGATTTAACGGTTGTGTGATACTGTCTTAAATTATCACAAGCCATTTCAGTGATGTCTGGGTTAATTTGAACATAACCATTCCAACCTAATGTACTGTCTTCGGTATCTGGCCAATCATAAACGGTACAAGCATAGGTTATTT comes from the Thalassotalea nanhaiensis genome and includes:
- a CDS encoding type IV pilin protein, with translation MKINRGFSLIELMVVVAIIGIIAGIAYPSFSDSAKKARRSDGKTAMLSVLLAQKKYRGNCPSYATAIGGSGYKCGAAIPVSADTENGYYKLSVSGANANSFTITATAQGTQTSDTDCTPLKIEVSPTYPKGNKTPASCW